In Chroicocephalus ridibundus chromosome 2, bChrRid1.1, whole genome shotgun sequence, the DNA window TGACAACACTTTGGTATAGTCACCTGCTTATAATTACTATCTCTCTTCTTTAAAGTTCATATGGAGAGGCAGTGAAGAGACACGTCAGGCCAAAAAATTTTACCAGTTGAGTTGGCAAGCGCGAAAAACCCAAGCCACCTAATACCATCTCTCAGATGAACTTCAGAAAGGCACTTCTGCTTTATAATAGGATATCACTGCCCTGAACGTGACTGCCACATGTCTCACACATCTGCCTCAACCCAGATCTCCAACGTTATTTCCCTTCAGATTACACATGTACAGCTCTCTAGAAGTCAAGAGATGAGTTAAACATAGCTGTGGGCATACTTAAGGTCACAATCTTAAACTAACACAGCATTTTGCTCTTTCAGTAACAGCTGAGACAAGTGACATGTGAAAGTCTGTAGACAATATAAAAATCTGCTTCACAGAAGTCTTCAGAAATAACGCTGTACGGGTATCCAGaggaaaataccaaacaaaataTCATCTTCATATTGCTTTCAAACcatctattttattaaaaagtttgaACAACCATTACTTTTCTCTGGAAGACAGTGGTCCACACAAGACTGCATATCTCTGAAGTTGTTGCCATTTCCATAGCAGCCACCGTAGATGAACTCCTCACACCTCATCGAGCTCAAGTTAAAGGCATATCTCTTTAGATGACTCCTGCAAGGTCCTCCATCAGCCTCCATCCGGCATAATTTGGGCACTTctgcaacaaaaataatttcatcctcTGTAAAATCAACCCTTTGCACTGCCCGTACCCAACAACATGGTAGTGTAGACAAAACACTATTGCTCCAGTCGCAGGCAAGTCCCAGCTTGTCCCACTCTTTATGAAGTGGGATAAGCTTTACAGGAAGAACCTGATGCATTAATTAGCAACTAGCTATAATGCTAAATTACATTTAGAATATTAATAGTTAAATTCTGCATGTTGCCTCTGAGACAACTTGCGCTGATTTCTCTGCATACAGTTGACATCAGTTGGAGAGTTGCTAcgggcaggagggacaggaggggtAGGTGCGAAGCATCCCCCAAGGAGCGCAGCTGCCCGGGTGCTCCCaaaagccccctccagcccctctgccaccccagggaCACTCCGGGGAAGACTGCCCCGTCGGGCGGCCCCCCGGGGCTgaggaggggcggcggggccggtccccCACACTCACTTTTGATGGTCCAGCAGTTCTTCTCGCAGTCGTCGAAGGTGAGGAAGTTGTTGGCGTTGCCGTGGCAGCCCCCGTAGTTGAACTCCTTGCAGCTCTGCGTGTACCTGTCGTAGTACCAGCGCGGCACCATGGCGCGGCAGGGGCCGTCGTCggggggcagcaggcaggagcgCTGCTTCTCTGCGGGAGACACCAGCGACCGGGGCTGAAGCCACCGCGGCAGCGGAGgcgaccccggccccgcgctgccgcccgcgGGGTCCCTACCTGTCAGGGTGCGGGGGGCCAGTGCCGCGCAGgccagcggcagcagcaggacgggcagcgggaggcggcggccggcggccaTGTCGCGGCGGacgggaggaaggggaggacgggcgggtggcagcggggtcCCGGCAGCGAGCGGAGCTGCTCGGCCCGACGGCAGCGCTTTATAAGAGCCGACGGTTTCCCCGGGCCGCCTCCCTCCTTGCGCATGTGGTGGGAGGGGAAGGTCTGATTCAGCGGGGCAGCAGGTCCCCGCTGACCTGGCCGtcagcggggcgcggcggggctgcACGCCTGCCTGAGCCCGGGCGCCGGGGGGCGCGGGAcaacccccgccccgccgccgtcgGGGGTCCCACGGCCGCCggggggagcagccggggccggcTGGGGGCGCCGCGGGGGATGGCTCGCCGTCGGGCTGCGCCGCCCACGGCGGAGGGGTCTCCGTCGgcgggctgcagggagctgcacGGGGTCCACGGCTGGCCcgttccccccctctccccccccccccccccccgccccacccttCCCCGCACGTTACGGGATGATGCTCGAAGAGCATTTCCTGTTAATCACGGCGAAATCCCGGACGGGTCACTTAGCGAAAGtcctctcccccctctcccccctggcGGCCGCTCCCTGTtcgggggctgcgggcagagggCGGCAGGGCGCCGAACACCAGGCAGGGGAGCCCCCGCCGGGTCCCGATCCCGCCGGGTCGAGCACGGGCCGCTTAGCGAGTGCCGCTAGAGACAGCACCGATAAACCCGGGTTACTGGTTTGTGTATAACGCTAATGAACTTGAGAAAACCGAGGCACCGTCAGGGGGCTTGGACTCCGGGGAAACCCGAGGGGCCGAATGGATGAAAGCTCTGCTTACTTCAGGGAGCTGGATTCCAGAAAATACCATGACTTGTTCTGTAAATTTTAACCCCACCGGGCAATCCGGAGTgatctgggggaggagggggtgagcAGCATACTTTCCCTCTCTAATCTATTAGAGCCATTACATTAATTAGTGTTTACTCCAGATTTAATACAGTAAGAGAGATAAGAGCGGCTGCAAATTAGACATGCTCTCTATAGATAACAATAAACTAATCTGATCTCGTATTGTTCTTCTCCACTCCCTTTACAGCCACAGTGTTGGGCCTCAATCCTTCAGGCAGGCGCTGCCGTCGATGGGATTGTGATACAGGGCCCTGGAAACGTGTGGCCTGCAGGAAGGAAGCCACAGTCCGTACGGGCTGTAAGGAGGAGGAACTTCATAGCGCCCTGATTATTTCAGGAACTGACTTTCTCTCCACGGCTTCTCTGCTTTGCTAATCTCATGGAGGATTACAACCTCGTTTTCcgacataattttatttttcacaaaggcaagaaagaggagTAAATTCAACCCCCACCCAACCTAGCTGGCATCTGGGAGGGTACCAATGGcacctctcttcctcctttttcaacATCGTTCCTTTTTTCAGAATCTCCAGTTGCCAAAGGATGAGCGGGTGCtttagtgacaaaaaaaaagcagaaaccctGATAGAGTTTGAGACATTACCATGGGAGGCATCTGCTGTGTTTTGAAATCTTATAACTACAACTGTTAGTAACAGGTGTcctcctttgtattttttttaagcttattaaGCACAGCAATTATAATAAAGCTTAGGTCActccagtaggaaaaaaaataatcaaaccaaaatacattttctatttccagaaaaaaatcaaaagaccATCTTTCTAATATTAGGAAACTCTCAGGTGATTTTAGTATGACTAGACTGATGTCCTTTAGTTTTCATCAGATTTTGTTGGGATTGCAAAGTCAGTCATTGAAACACTACTTTAAACAATAGCAGCAAAATGAAAGCTGTCATGCAAATACCATTTCCATATTTTCCATTTCCTCTGCGCGCACACATACAAATGAAAGTTTGAGCTAAACCCACCTATCCATTAATGCTGCATCACAGTGCAGTATTTATTCAGATGCTCCTTTGCTGTAACAGCAAAGAATTTCACTTAGATTAGGTAAGTATCTGTAAAATATATGAACTAGAGTAAAGTTAACACAGCAAGTGGTAGAAAGTCCTTTACTAACTGCCATCAGCAGAGCTAGTCATGTCAGCAGACAGCTCGCTGCAGGCTTTCCATTACAGGGTTACCAATGCAACTGTCCTTCCCACCCTAACCATGCTAACCGTGTGCCAGAGCCCACCCTTAGCTCACTCTACACTGGCCACCACCAGACCACATGCTCTCTACATCTCTGCACAGCAATGTTTCTGCTCCCGGCAACAGCCCTGGCTCCCCTGAGACCCCGGCCGGCCAGCTCCTTCCACCTGCTCTGACTGGCCcagggaccagcaactggtgggATTTGTGGACGCAGCTGCCAGGGTACATTATGGGGGTGTAGAAATTGCATACCAACAGCTGGtaagggggtggggagaggggaatagccagagggaggggaagaggaactGATTTTAGTGAACtggctaaaacaaaacaaatacaaacctCAAAAGCACTATAGGAGCAACAGTGGAGAAGAAAGATGTAGATCTTACATACTGCTAACAGCTGCTTACATCTGGtgagtggggagaggaggagaaagaagtgcCCTTAAGGAGAAAAGCTAGAGATGGAAAAAGAGAGGAGCGACTGCCTATAGGGACCTTTGAAGTGCCAGATATCAGAAGGACTAAGATACGGGCCCATTTTAATGGCCTGCAGCCTTGTTCAGTGTAATGGGTCATGGATTCTGCCTCCACTGATTTtgtaggaaagcagcagctggaatcAGAGATGTTAGGTGCTGTAGAAACATGCGTGGAAGGACCACCCTCTTCCAAAAAGCATAGCACCCTGTTTGGAACCTAGACCTCAAAAGTGTATGCAACCACAGGAGAAGAATGGCCTAGTTCCTTCATTTAACCCATAATTTCTCTTACAGACAGTGCCCCATTCTCAACACCTGTCATAACTCCATGACTCCAGAGATGCTCTGTGCAGGTCGGGCACGGCATCCCTCTCACACAGAGCTGCAACTCTGCTTTGCAGACAGAAGTACCTACCACAAAACTTGCTGTGTCTGCCATTGACAGCCTGGCCGCCTGCCGGGACACTTGACCTGAGAGCGGTTCCTTCCCCTACCTTTGCTCCAGTCCATTCATAGTTTAAACGCACAAGCCTAGAGTAATGTGCCTCCACAAACCACCTGCTGATGCCTTAGCTGCTGGGCAGAGGAGCACAGAGCCCACGGGTGCTGGTGGCACGGGAAAACAAGAAGCATCGTGAAGGCCAGGGGGAGCAGAAGGAGATGGCAGGGGAAGAAAGACCTCACTGCTGGGCCAAAACACCCGGCCCATCTCGCTGCCTTTGCCCCACAGCGGTGgcggagaaggggaggaggggggatgcCAGCACAGGAGGGTCGCCGCTGCTTCCCGCTCCAGCCGCCTGCTGCCCCCCGGGGTGCCGGGGCGATGCGGCGGCGGGGCCCAGCGCCTTGCCCGGGAGCCGCGCCGGGGCGGCCGGACCCTCCCTGTGCAGTCAGGGCCCGTGTTAACGCCCCGGcgccccggcagcggggccgggtcGGGATTTAATCCGGTTAGGGGGGGATTAGCGCGGCGGTTTAAAGGCCGGAGCGGCGCGGGGAAGGGGTGCCAGGCGCGCCGGAGAggaagcggccgccgccgccgccgagcagCGGGGCAGCCCGGACGGCACCGTGTGAGTGAGccccgggggcgggccgggggcgtcCACCGTcccaccgccccgccgccccgcgcccgcccgggggctccggccccggcggccTGGCTGCCCAGCGGTAACCTtttgtcctccctccctccctctttccctcccgcCGCGCGTTGGCAGTGTAGACGATGCCAGCCATCAACATCGAGGACCTGAGCGAGAAGGACAAACTGAAAATGGAAGTGGAGCAGCTCCGGAAAGAAGTGAAGCTGGAGAGGCAGCCGGTGAGTGGCCGCGGAGAAGAGGCCCGGGGCTGCCCGACCGCCGGGACCCGAGCGGGGAGAAGCCCCGTTACTCCCGGGCCGGGGTGCGGGGGCTCATGCGGCGCCCGGGGGCACgtcgggcgggcggcgggaccgggggCGACAGCCCAGGGCGGAGCGGGAgcgccccgtcccgccgcggcTGGCCCGGCGACGGCGGGGACAGCGGGGCTTCTCGAGCGGCTCTCCGGGAGACCCCCGGCCGTTTTGGGACGACCGGAGTTTGCACCGACGGCTCCAGCCACCCCCTTTTGGGGCAGGGACCGGGGACGACGCTGGCGACATACCAGCACTGGCAACGGGTAGGAGCGCGGCTCCTTCACGGGGGTGGCTGTGGAGCGAGGGGGGAAAGGGGGCCCACAGCCCCCGGAATGAGGCGCCCCGAGGGGCCGGTACGGGTCCCCCTTGGCTTCCCTTCCCTTGCGAGTCCCTGGAGCCCAGTGCCAGCAcaaggcagccctgcctggcgAGGGAGGAGCGCGTCGAGCTCCGTTCCCCTCCTCTATAAAACGTGTTGGGATCCGCCAGTGCCAGGTGAGGGGGCGGGAAGCCCTGCTGCGGCACCGCTCCCCATCCCGTCCGGGGCCGCACCGCAGCCGGCCGGGCTGCGGGAGAAGCTGCGGGGCCACGGCCGCCCTCTTCCTCGGGCGGGCACCACGCAGTGCCcgggcagagggcaggggccgAAAGACTGCTGGTGCAGAGCCATAAGCCGTCCGTGGTCCGTTAGAAACAGTGTACTTCTAGTCAATTATGCTGATTATTCCTTTCCGCGGGTgaaattttttgtcattttgcacATTTTCTGTAGATGAAAGACATGCAGAACTGATCTTGCTCCATGATAAAActaatattctttttatttttcttcttcattctgcaTGCCAGCAGAAGCAAACTACATCTAAATAAATGCTTCTAGTTAGgactaaaaatacatttatatgtgGGAATCAGTTGCATTAGTGACGTGAATTTCATTTCAGGTCTAGGTGTTTAGCCCAGAAAATAAGAAAGCCACAGTTATTTTTTGGCTGTCAGTTAGGTATCAGTGATTGTAGATGTAATGGTAGAGTCTACAGCTCCAGCAGTATTGAAGATTACACATCCAGCTACTATAGATACCTGTATCATCCCTCAGGGAGTTCCCAAGCAACTGAAATATACTCTGCAGGGTGTACAGTTTTTGATtttcataataataaattaatcataatttcataataataaattaatgaatttaaaattctTGCCTAAATATTTGGAATAAACCAGAAGCCCGGTCACTTAAGGGAAATGGATATTTTCAAATTACCTGTAGTAAAACACAGACAACATCCTCAATTTCACTGGTGCATTATAACAGAAGTTTCACTGTGAGAATGAAATCTGTGTTGCAGTTGTCACAGTCCCCTGGTACCTGTATGAGTGTAACACGGACAGGGAAATGCAGAAGCCACAATTCTGTGGTCACCAAAAGTAAAAACGTTTAGCCAAAGTTTTCTTGACCCCTTCCTGTACCTTTACATCACAAAGATAAAATATCctgttgaataatttttttaatgaataaaaaatgtcTGAATGTGTATTTaagcagacatttttttcttatatgtgaAAAAGATCCTGATTGTGCTGACTGAAGTAAAACAAACCCTGTTCCTGCATATACTTTGGAGCACACCTTTATGATGGCGTAAGGTGCCCCAATTTGAATGAACAGGTTTGCGAGGCACAAAAGAGCAAGGCACATGTAATGGGATTTGCAGGTCCAAATTCTCCTCTGCTGTAAGGCAGCTAGAGGTAGTTAGACCTTATTTTATGCACTGTTTAACTGGGAATTAACTCCAAGTTCTTTCTGATGGCTTAAAGTTTAGTTTTGCACAGGCCATGCTCTGTTGTTCTGCGATACAGCAGGTAAATTAATTGGTTCTCTGGTCATAATTTTACCTATGGAgtaaaatataattaagaaagAAGGCAAGGGGCCTCGGATTAGAGATACTAGTCATCTAGTGGCCTGGGCAACAGCTGGTTTCTGCTGATGACTCTGCACTGCTGTGCCTCGGCAGGGACTGCGGGTAGGAAGGGAGGAGGTAGGGACAGAGCTGGAGCACGTCCTCAGCCGTGTCAGGTACTCGAGCACCTAAGGACAGTTTCTGCTGAcatagggaagagaaaaaagagatgCGCATGGACAAGGATCCTCTGGAGCTGGTGGGATTTGCTTGTGTGCTCTCAGGCTCCACAGACACTGTTACTACTTTTGGTGCATGTGGTCCTGTCTCAGTCAATGTAAACTAAACTCATTTCACCTTCACAGGTGGGTTCTATGCAGGCTTACCTACACCAGTGCTAGTTTGCTATGAATGTCATCCAAAGCGTCAGGCATATTATGTTCTCTCACAACACAATAGGCTGTTTTATTAACCATTGTTCAAAATAACCCCAGGTAACCTGTAAGTAAATTGTCTTTCCAAGTCAGGTCTTTACTCCCATTCAAGATGCATGGTTGTCATTATAGAACCACAAGGCGAGAATTTGTATTACCAACAAAAAATCATTACTGAATGTTTTGTTTGGGAAAAACAAGTAAAGACATAAACACTTTGAAATTGAATTGAAAGTTACCGATCCTGAACCCATTGACCGTAAGTCATGCTGATGCTGAGGGAGAGTGTGATCTGCAGCTTAATAAAACTATAGTGgctaattataaaaataaatgcacgTTTAACTATGTAGCAACTGTTGTTCCGAGTGGCATACACATTCCTGGTGATACAAGTTCTGTGAATATCGGGCTGTGGAAAAGTGGAAGGAAGCCCAGTCTGCACATGCTTAGTGCTGGCTCTGTGGTCAGATCTTTTATATTTGATGGGACGGTAAATAGGAAGGACGTGAGTTCGCTGTTTCGCTGTTCCGACGTGCACGGTGAGCCCCGGCCCTAACGCAGCCCCTTCTCCCTTCTTTCACTCCAGGTGTCCAAGTGCTCCGAGGAGATCAAGAACTACATCGAGGAGCGCTCAGGGGAGGACCCGCTGGTGAAGGGGGTTCCCGAGGACAAGAACCCCTTCAAGGAGAAGGGGGGCTGTGTCATCGCTTAGGAGAACCAACCCACCGGAGCAGATGCTCCCCTTTCACCTGTAGGGAGTCACCAGCGTGTCCCCACCGCCGCCGGTCCTTGTTGAACGAGAACAGGAgcggatttctttttcttttcttttttttttttcttacaaaaataaagaaaccaaCCCGAAAGCAGCCGAGACCCTCGGCAGGGACGGCtgcccacccccggctccccgccgtgCCCGTCCCTCCTCCCGCGGCTGGGACGGCTCCTTTCGCTTCGCGGCGCCCCCTTATCGCCACCCCGTTCCCCGGTCGCTTCGTGGCTGTTCGTTGGCATTAAAGGAAACCTGCCCGTAACCCGAGAGCCTGCCCTGGCTtgctgcgggagctggaggagggacgggacgggacggggcggtgCAGGGGCCGGCGGGACGACCCGGGCCAGCCGTTAAAGCTCGTCGGGGCCAGGCCGCGGCCTTCGCCGGAGCGGGGCGGAGCAGCGCGGCGGGGGGCAGGCGGCGGCCATGGcgctgcgcggcggcgggcgctgggcGCGTTTGGCCTCGGCgctgcgcggcggggcggccccgcggcggggcggcagcTCGGGGCGGCGGGACGGAGGGGGCGTCGGCGACACGCCGCAGCACCGCGAGTTGcgggcggccctcaggaaggtACCGGGGGTGTGCTGTGGGGGAGGGGACGACGGCAGTTCCCCACAGTGGGACACCCGGCCGCGCCGGCCCGAGCGGAGCAAGGTCACCGAGCCGCCCGCAGCGGCTTGGGCTGTGTTTAAATAAGTGAACGCCCCCCTGGCCGGTGTCAGGAAGGAAGCCGTGTGTCCCCCGCGTGTGACAGGCGGGACAGCAAAACGCAGGTTAAGGTCCATCTGTGGATGCAGAGCACAAGAAAAGGCGGAACTGAGCCCAAAACAGAGCCCGTTTGTCCCTAAAAGGAGGGTAGAGAGAGGTCACTGAAAGGCTGAATCATAAATCAAGAGGACAGGAGGCACTTCTGGTAAGGTAACACATAAATCGAATGCCAGACGACAATCTGCAGGTAATTGGTGGTGCCGTTGGTGAATGCTGTGTGTTCCCAGCAGCGTCACACCTGCGGAAGGCAGCGGTATAATCAAGCACACCTGTCAAGGTTAGCTAATTGGATGGTTTGAGGCAGGAGGCCCTGGTGAGGCTCACGctgagggggctgccggggggagaAGCCGGCCTTTAAACTATGAACTGATGAGGTGAGGTCAGTATGGCTGATGGACGAGGTGTGCACAGCCACACATGAAGAAGCAGAATAAAGGTTCAGAGGTAGGCATTATGGAGCGTAAGGACTTGTCCCTCGTTTAGCTGTAGCTAAGCTTAACAAGGCCtggctggtgctgcagcagagtgccacagctttttaaaaagcagtatgcACTGGATCGCCAAATATTAACTCATTCACGTGACTTTGGAGCTGTGCTGTCCTGTCTTTGAtagatgcttttcaaaattacttgaGGAAACTTACATATTAATGGATAAACTTAACCTTTTCCAAATTTCACCGCTTTCTCGGTCCACAGATAGTGGAACTGCTTCTGAGTCATGTgattttttacatttctgcagggttggttttttttaggagtTAACTTTCACATCTCCGGTGTTAAAAAAAGATATCCCAAATGCTATTTAATTAATTGAGTTTTCTATCGCTAAAATGAGGCCTGTTATCCTTGAGCTTTAACTCAAGTTTTGGGTTCATCTTTagtattataaaaaaagaaatctgagcaaTAAGGAAAAGCCGTGCATGGCCAGCCTGTTTCCTAAGAAAATTAGTTCATTAGTCTAAATTCCTGGACTTTTTGCAGTGCAGAAATAAGGTGACAGAAAGGATCAGTAGAAGAAGTTGGAAATGAATCCTCTTCTCTCACCTGGATTAACAGTACAGGATTTTGCAGCTAATACCACAGCGTCAAGTTTGTGCTGATCCCGTCTGGAGCGAGCCTTCGCTCTGCGAATCTGCAGAGTAATCTGCTTGCTGAACTTGTTCCCTGGCACTCAGTTACCTGCCCGGGCACTACAATTGCTTTACTGAAAAATTGGTGTCCTTCTGAAATACAAGCAAGGCCAGACCTGTGAAGGCAGTAATCTGGATCTGGAAGATTTTTAAGTCTTGCTTTGCCAGGGGTAGGTGTATCTCAGATGCTTGCAGCTGTGTATTTGCTGAGGGATCAGGGGCAAGTGGCTCTATTAGTGTCTGTCGGTGCAGtttgctgctctgctgtgtgATATAAGGCGTTTTTTTTATACGTA includes these proteins:
- the TFPI2 gene encoding tissue factor pathway inhibitor 2, which translates into the protein MAAGRRLPLPVLLLPLACAALAPRTLTEKQRSCLLPPDDGPCRAMVPRWYYDRYTQSCKEFNYGGCHGNANNFLTFDDCEKNCWTIKKVPKLCRMEADGGPCRSHLKRYAFNLSSMRCEEFIYGGCYGNGNNFRDMQSCVDHCLPEKTGPSLCYSPKDEGLCSSSVSRYYYDAKTKSCKEFKYTGCGGNANNFVTEMDCYNVCRKAGTPKPKLNKPANVFRRKMMRKLIKKSQTYNPKS
- the LOC134510593 gene encoding guanine nucleotide-binding protein G(I)/G(S)/G(O) subunit gamma-11; the encoded protein is MPAINIEDLSEKDKLKMEVEQLRKEVKLERQPVSKCSEEIKNYIEERSGEDPLVKGVPEDKNPFKEKGGCVIA